One genomic window of Polyangium aurulentum includes the following:
- a CDS encoding tyrosine-type recombinase/integrase, producing MRRILEAASEAHRRSFAIMAYAGLRPNEVRALRRRDVRLRWERGEAVGGFLSVREGQSHGQTHTPKTGQREVPIAAALARVFGSVERELRDGFVAVNDRGEPWGQWGLDQAFERVRKRAGLEGWSVYCLRHYAITSWLRAGVPVHVVQRMAGHKHLSTTQRYVHYLKEDLEEAGRRIARAARGLAHAQSSHRE from the coding sequence GTGCGGCGGATTCTGGAGGCGGCGTCGGAGGCGCATCGGCGGAGTTTTGCAATCATGGCGTATGCGGGGCTGCGGCCGAATGAGGTGCGGGCGCTACGGCGTCGGGATGTGCGGTTGCGGTGGGAGCGGGGGGAGGCGGTGGGCGGGTTCCTGAGCGTGCGGGAGGGGCAATCGCATGGGCAGACGCACACGCCGAAGACGGGGCAGCGGGAGGTGCCGATTGCGGCGGCGCTGGCGCGGGTGTTCGGGTCTGTGGAGCGCGAGCTGCGGGACGGGTTCGTGGCGGTGAACGACCGCGGGGAGCCGTGGGGGCAGTGGGGGCTGGATCAGGCGTTCGAGAGGGTGAGGAAGCGGGCGGGGTTGGAGGGGTGGTCGGTGTACTGCTTGAGGCATTACGCGATCACGTCGTGGTTACGGGCGGGGGTGCCGGTGCATGTGGTGCAGCGGATGGCGGGGCATAAGCACCTGTCGACGACGCAGCGGTATGTGCATTATCTGAAGGAGGATTTGGAGGAGGCGGGGCGGCGGATTGCTAGGGCGGCCCGGGGCCTCGCTCATGCGCAATCCAGTCACCGCGAGTAG
- a CDS encoding amidohydrolase family protein: MNRNSRMLLGLVLGSVAIAGALAATRTKPMTDLLPPASEIDAVAEPPRGRTTAITGALLIDGRGGSPARDAVVVVRGERIVFAGARSAAEIPEGAEIVDATGMTLMPGLFDAHFHLDGDVQLPPLQLQRGVTTLRDPGAWIQAYAPVRALNVPVPRLFLTGPHLDWPPPAYPADSLLVRDPAEARSTVARLAAEGASAIKIYYRLPLGMIDAVTSAAHDQGLVATAHLELVDAGDAVRAGLDGIEHVTSFGVALAPLREAEAFRQAVIADNAARNAGRYALWSGIDVDSPRARAVLDLLVARGTFFTPTLAVFERRPGDPGSNDVEARGFSNMLAFVNRAHRAGVRIVVGSHSEVPHAARGFAYQREMELLHESGLEPMAILQAATLVNARFFRAEDRLGSIETGKLADMILVAGNPLEDLGAMRDVRRVMLNGVWVQAPADRPQLR, encoded by the coding sequence ATGAACCGGAATTCAAGGATGCTCTTGGGCCTGGTGCTCGGCAGCGTCGCCATCGCCGGCGCGCTGGCGGCGACGAGGACCAAACCAATGACGGATTTACTCCCGCCGGCGTCGGAGATCGACGCCGTGGCCGAGCCGCCGCGGGGCCGGACCACCGCGATCACGGGCGCGCTCCTCATCGACGGGCGCGGCGGCTCGCCGGCGCGTGATGCCGTCGTGGTCGTGCGCGGAGAGCGCATCGTATTCGCCGGCGCGCGCTCCGCCGCCGAGATCCCCGAGGGTGCGGAGATCGTCGACGCAACGGGAATGACTCTGATGCCGGGCCTATTCGACGCCCATTTTCATCTCGACGGCGACGTGCAATTGCCCCCTCTCCAGCTCCAGCGAGGGGTGACCACCCTGCGCGATCCGGGCGCATGGATCCAGGCTTACGCTCCGGTCCGCGCCCTGAACGTCCCAGTCCCGCGCCTGTTTTTGACCGGCCCGCACCTCGACTGGCCGCCGCCCGCGTATCCGGCGGACTCGCTGCTCGTCCGCGATCCCGCGGAGGCGCGCAGCACCGTCGCTCGCCTTGCGGCCGAGGGGGCCTCGGCGATCAAGATCTATTATCGATTGCCGCTCGGGATGATCGATGCCGTGACCTCCGCCGCGCATGACCAAGGGCTCGTCGCCACGGCGCACCTCGAGCTCGTGGACGCAGGCGACGCCGTGCGGGCCGGGCTCGACGGGATCGAGCACGTCACCTCGTTTGGCGTGGCGCTCGCGCCGCTGCGCGAGGCGGAGGCATTCCGGCAGGCCGTCATCGCCGACAACGCTGCGCGGAACGCGGGCCGCTATGCGCTCTGGAGCGGCATCGACGTCGATTCTCCGCGCGCCCGCGCGGTGCTGGACCTCCTCGTCGCGCGGGGAACGTTCTTCACGCCCACGCTCGCGGTCTTCGAGAGGCGTCCCGGCGACCCGGGAAGCAACGACGTGGAGGCTCGCGGTTTTTCCAACATGCTCGCCTTCGTGAACCGGGCTCACCGCGCTGGCGTGCGGATCGTGGTCGGCTCCCATTCCGAGGTGCCGCACGCCGCGCGCGGATTCGCCTACCAGCGCGAGATGGAGCTCTTGCACGAGAGCGGCCTCGAGCCCATGGCGATCCTTCAGGCCGCAACGCTGGTGAATGCGAGGTTTTTCCGGGCGGAGGATCGGCTCGGAAGCATCGAGACCGGCAAGCTCGCCGATATGATCCTCGTCGCGGGCAATCCGCTCGAGGATCTCGGGGCGATGCGGGATGTTCGGCGCGTCATGTTGAACGGAGTATGGGTCCAGGCCCCAGCCGACCGACCGCAGCTCAGGTGA